A single genomic interval of Staphylococcus hyicus harbors:
- a CDS encoding ATP-binding cassette domain-containing protein, whose product MTKIHIRGARQNNLKNIHVAIPKHQLTVVTGRSGSGKSSLVFSTVAAESERLLNETYSSYIQHQLTHYDKPDVDQIENLPVAMVINQKRLGGNSRSTVGTISDIYASVRLLWSRIGEPFVGYSDVFSFNNPNGMCETCQGLGYVEDIDLNELLDYDKSLNEGAIRFPSFKPDSWRGKRYRYSGLFDNDKKLKDYTDAEMDTFLYTKPTTLKNPPSNWPKTAKFEGLIHRFRRSFLINDNFEKKRFLKDVQRVVTTHKCPSCDGQRLNQNVLRCQINGMNIAEFTALTIEETIPFLKEIESEKATFIIQPLLQQLEALNDIGLNYLTLGRETTTLSGGESQRIKLIRHLNSPLTDLVYIIDEPSVGLHPEDIEKINQIMLNIRDKGNSVIIVEHDPDVIKIADHIIDIGPGAGKNGGNVTFEGTYHNLLKSDTDTGRALTRQHQLKAQTTSQFDAWFELNHISRNNLHDVSVHIPKQALTVLTGVAGSGKSSLIKAGFEGESDAIFIDQKPVHASNRSNLLTYMDIFDDVRTFFSKATGLKKGMFSYNSEGACPNCNGKGVLKTELAFMPDFSQVCEVCGGTRYKKDVLEAKVDGYSIADVLALTVEEAITFFDAEPTIASRLKALQSTGLYYMTLGQSLDTLSGGEIQRVKLSRYLTEKMANRVFIFDEPTTGLHEDDIPILQSRFDQLIEDGNTVILIEHNLTMMTQADWIIDVGPGAGTKGGHILYSGPPQDIFQIKNSVTAKHLARYTT is encoded by the coding sequence ATGACGAAGATACACATACGCGGGGCGCGTCAAAACAATTTGAAAAACATTCATGTAGCGATTCCAAAACATCAACTCACGGTCGTTACAGGACGCTCGGGATCTGGAAAATCCTCCCTTGTCTTCAGTACCGTTGCTGCTGAATCTGAACGGTTATTAAATGAAACATATTCTAGTTACATCCAACATCAATTAACGCACTATGACAAACCGGATGTAGACCAAATTGAAAACTTACCTGTTGCGATGGTTATCAATCAAAAACGACTTGGGGGTAATTCCCGCTCAACAGTAGGAACCATTTCTGACATATATGCATCCGTACGCTTATTATGGTCACGTATCGGGGAGCCTTTTGTTGGCTACTCAGATGTTTTTTCATTCAATAATCCAAATGGCATGTGTGAAACGTGCCAAGGTTTAGGTTATGTTGAAGATATTGATTTAAATGAATTATTAGATTATGACAAATCTTTAAATGAAGGTGCAATTCGCTTCCCATCATTCAAACCCGATAGTTGGCGTGGAAAACGTTACCGCTACTCTGGGTTATTTGATAATGACAAAAAATTAAAAGACTATACAGATGCGGAAATGGACACTTTTTTATATACCAAACCTACAACACTTAAAAATCCACCGTCTAACTGGCCTAAAACGGCAAAATTTGAAGGATTAATTCACCGGTTCCGACGTTCATTTCTAATTAATGATAACTTTGAGAAAAAACGTTTCTTAAAAGACGTTCAACGTGTCGTCACTACACATAAATGCCCTTCATGTGATGGTCAACGCTTAAATCAAAATGTGTTGCGTTGTCAAATCAATGGAATGAACATTGCAGAATTTACAGCATTAACGATTGAAGAAACCATTCCATTTTTAAAGGAAATTGAAAGCGAGAAAGCCACGTTTATCATTCAACCGTTATTGCAACAACTCGAAGCACTCAATGATATCGGATTGAATTATTTAACACTAGGGCGTGAGACGACAACCCTTTCTGGTGGAGAGTCACAACGCATCAAACTCATTCGTCATTTAAATAGCCCATTGACCGATTTGGTTTATATCATTGATGAGCCAAGCGTCGGACTCCACCCTGAAGACATTGAAAAAATTAATCAAATTATGTTAAACATACGTGATAAAGGCAATAGTGTAATTATTGTCGAACACGACCCTGATGTCATTAAAATTGCGGACCATATCATTGATATCGGTCCAGGTGCTGGCAAAAACGGAGGAAACGTCACATTTGAAGGTACGTATCACAATTTATTAAAGTCTGATACTGATACAGGACGCGCTTTGACGCGACAACATCAATTAAAAGCACAAACCACTTCGCAATTTGATGCGTGGTTTGAGTTAAACCACATCTCACGCAACAATTTACACGATGTGTCTGTCCACATTCCAAAACAGGCGCTCACTGTACTCACTGGTGTTGCGGGCTCTGGTAAGAGTTCTTTAATTAAGGCAGGTTTTGAAGGAGAAAGCGATGCCATATTTATTGATCAAAAACCCGTACATGCCTCCAATCGCTCTAATTTATTAACATATATGGACATATTTGATGATGTGCGCACATTTTTTAGTAAAGCGACTGGCTTAAAAAAAGGCATGTTTAGTTATAACTCTGAAGGCGCGTGCCCAAATTGTAATGGTAAAGGAGTCCTCAAAACAGAATTGGCATTTATGCCTGACTTCTCCCAAGTGTGTGAAGTATGCGGTGGGACACGTTATAAAAAAGACGTATTAGAGGCTAAAGTGGATGGGTATTCTATTGCAGATGTTTTGGCATTAACTGTTGAAGAAGCTATCACTTTTTTTGATGCAGAACCAACGATTGCCTCTCGTCTTAAAGCACTGCAATCTACCGGTCTGTATTACATGACGCTAGGTCAATCTCTAGATACCCTTTCCGGTGGTGAAATACAACGGGTGAAATTGAGCCGCTATTTAACAGAAAAAATGGCCAATCGCGTATTCATTTTTGATGAACCTACCACTGGATTACATGAAGATGACATCCCTATCTTGCAGTCTCGGTTTGATCAATTAATTGAAGATGGTAATACTGTCATCCTTATTGAACACAATTTAACGATGATGACGCAAGCCGATTGGATTATCGATGTAGGTCCAGGTGCCGGAACAAAAGGCGGCCATATTTTATACAGTGGCCCACCACAAGACATCTTTCAAATCAAAAACTCGGTCACCGCAAAACATCTCGCACGTTATACAACATAA